The proteins below come from a single Afipia felis ATCC 53690 genomic window:
- a CDS encoding class I adenylate-forming enzyme family protein: MLKVQLGEMLSKHNQVSTALLYEDRTYSYGELEALSNRFAHMLLSLGVKAGESVSYLLGNDPLLVAGYIAGFKTGIVTNPLHDRLTADEIAYIVNHAGSKIVVVGESYAATLAEALKTLIDVRVVCFGNPGPLQGATVPDIDSFSSAALSPSMKPDDVALLLYTSGTTGRPKGVMLTHGNVAEGITAVAGGFDLKPSDRTLCIMSLSHTNALMFSTLPYLLSGASVALCKRFSASNLWALCERYDVNSMSASPTILSILLEDETGKAGYPKLEFVKVASAPTSVDLSNRFHARFGQNLLLETYGLTETTSINVMNPLRGPRKPGSIGKPLAPNEIRIVDGDGRELPVGAVGEIEIRGPTVMKGYYKDPDATAATIRNGWVRSGDLARFDDEGYIFIVGRKKETIIRGGENISPLEVEQIIARHPAVREAAAVGIPDRIYGEVVAACVVKREDVTENELIQHCAEYLASFKVPARIAFVDELPRNPIGKFVRRALLPYFEGESTSVASKRNA, from the coding sequence ATGCTAAAAGTACAGCTCGGCGAAATGCTCAGCAAACATAACCAAGTTTCGACGGCGCTATTGTATGAGGACCGGACGTATTCCTACGGAGAACTGGAAGCTCTTTCGAACCGTTTCGCGCACATGCTCCTCTCCTTGGGAGTGAAGGCTGGAGAGAGCGTTTCCTATTTGCTGGGGAACGATCCGCTCTTGGTGGCGGGCTATATCGCCGGGTTCAAGACAGGCATCGTCACCAATCCTCTCCACGACCGGCTCACAGCGGATGAAATCGCCTATATCGTCAATCACGCCGGCAGCAAGATCGTGGTGGTCGGCGAATCATACGCGGCGACCTTAGCGGAAGCGCTGAAGACCCTCATCGATGTTCGTGTGGTCTGCTTCGGCAATCCGGGCCCCTTGCAGGGCGCGACCGTTCCCGATATCGATTCGTTTTCGTCTGCGGCGCTGAGTCCGAGCATGAAGCCGGATGATGTTGCGTTGCTTCTCTATACATCCGGTACGACGGGGCGGCCGAAAGGCGTGATGTTGACGCACGGCAATGTCGCGGAAGGCATCACGGCGGTTGCGGGCGGATTCGATCTCAAGCCATCCGATCGAACGCTGTGCATCATGTCGCTCTCGCACACCAATGCGCTGATGTTCAGCACGCTGCCTTACCTGCTGTCCGGCGCATCGGTGGCGTTGTGCAAGCGGTTCAGTGCCTCGAATCTATGGGCGCTCTGCGAGCGTTACGACGTCAACAGTATGAGTGCCTCGCCCACCATTCTGAGCATTCTGCTGGAAGATGAGACGGGAAAGGCCGGCTATCCGAAGCTCGAGTTCGTCAAGGTGGCGTCCGCGCCGACCTCGGTCGATCTGTCGAACCGTTTCCATGCTCGTTTTGGACAGAACCTGCTGCTCGAGACATACGGCCTCACCGAAACTACATCCATCAATGTCATGAACCCGCTCCGTGGTCCGCGTAAGCCGGGTTCGATCGGAAAGCCGCTTGCGCCGAACGAAATTCGCATCGTCGATGGCGATGGCAGGGAACTGCCGGTGGGCGCGGTCGGTGAAATCGAAATTCGTGGTCCGACTGTGATGAAGGGCTATTACAAGGACCCCGATGCGACCGCTGCGACCATACGGAACGGTTGGGTGCGTTCCGGCGATCTGGCGCGGTTCGATGATGAGGGTTACATTTTCATCGTTGGTCGAAAGAAGGAAACGATCATTCGCGGTGGTGAAAACATCTCGCCGCTCGAGGTCGAGCAGATCATCGCGCGCCATCCGGCGGTACGGGAAGCGGCTGCGGTCGGAATTCCTGATCGCATCTACGGCGAGGTTGTCGCGGCCTGTGTCGTCAAGCGCGAAGATGTGACGGAAAACGAACTGATCCAGCACTGCGCCGAATATCTTGCGTCGTTCAAGGTGCCGGCTCGCATTGCTTTCGTCGATGAGCTGCCGCGCAATCCGATCGGGAAGTTCGTTCGCCGGGCTTTGCTGCCGTATTTCGAAGGTGAGAGTACGTCGGTTGCCAGCAAGAGGAATGCATGA
- a CDS encoding type 1 glutamine amidotransferase domain-containing protein — protein sequence MTPSSSTCDVGLFIENVHNDHEVWYPIYRLREAGMKVTVIGPERKDYVSKLGQVLPADIAAKDAVATLYDALIIPGGYAPDMMRLCPEMIALTAKHHQHGKPIAAICHGSWLLASANIIRGKRVTGAPSIKDDLVNAGGQFEDAEVVVDGSIITSRKPADLPAFCREILRLLQPGL from the coding sequence ATGACACCCAGCTCGTCGACTTGCGACGTGGGCTTGTTCATTGAGAACGTCCACAACGATCATGAAGTCTGGTACCCGATTTACCGGCTCCGCGAAGCGGGGATGAAAGTTACGGTCATCGGTCCGGAGCGAAAGGACTATGTTTCCAAGCTCGGCCAGGTTCTGCCTGCAGATATCGCCGCGAAAGATGCGGTTGCCACTCTTTACGATGCACTGATTATTCCGGGCGGATATGCGCCGGACATGATGCGTCTTTGTCCGGAGATGATCGCCCTTACGGCGAAGCACCACCAGCACGGCAAGCCAATTGCCGCCATCTGCCACGGCAGTTGGCTTCTGGCGTCCGCGAACATCATTCGGGGCAAGCGTGTGACGGGTGCGCCGTCTATCAAGGATGATCTCGTCAATGCCGGTGGCCAGTTCGAGGACGCCGAAGTCGTGGTTGATGGATCGATCATTACGTCCCGCAAACCGGCGGACTTGCCCGCTTTCTGTCGCGAAATTCTGCGGCTGCTTCAGCCGGGACTCTGA
- a CDS encoding lactate racemase domain-containing protein codes for MSTKKVAVDFGDKKLDIDVPDHASVVEFEDPPFLQDPAASVRETLAKPYGSPPLAELVKPGMRVAIGFDDITRPNTPPRTILPIIVEELLAKGVKQRDILFVNACSNHRKNTRAELANHLGPEIFGTFWGTGQILNHDCTDQEQLQYFGITDGGRYVEMNKHFVNADLMIYQGNVAAGAWRSYTGTGVAIGLASTRSIASHHSFHGIPEPAVKVNAEKKAAASPRKRIPSVKEEMTDFLDNALGRKVFYINSFNGSGGRMAGVFAGYADGVKPPAWELAEKYVRRPTPEADVLIVGLPASYSYGSSNNTLIATVGATVPPRYCPEAPVLREGGVVIACSPANGHIDADRFPSYQPAIDLYARYFSSRDMVDHEDEFDHRPDFRHKYTHGYGYPPLHAFWLFYENEYLLKRAGAVIMAGTPNPGAFRALGLTPARNFDEAWQIAKKYVGANPRTVVAPTFWSKPRIKFDVPR; via the coding sequence ATGAGCACGAAAAAAGTAGCCGTCGATTTCGGCGACAAGAAACTCGATATCGACGTTCCGGATCATGCCTCGGTCGTCGAGTTCGAGGATCCGCCCTTCCTGCAGGACCCTGCCGCTTCGGTGCGCGAAACGCTGGCGAAGCCCTATGGCTCCCCTCCATTGGCCGAACTGGTCAAGCCCGGCATGCGGGTTGCGATTGGCTTTGACGACATCACCCGGCCGAACACGCCGCCGCGGACCATCCTGCCGATCATCGTCGAGGAGTTGCTCGCCAAAGGCGTGAAGCAGCGAGATATTCTTTTCGTCAACGCGTGCAGCAATCATCGCAAGAATACGCGTGCGGAACTTGCCAACCATCTCGGGCCGGAGATTTTTGGAACGTTCTGGGGGACAGGGCAAATTCTCAACCACGACTGCACCGATCAGGAGCAGTTGCAGTATTTCGGCATTACCGACGGCGGCCGTTATGTCGAAATGAACAAGCATTTCGTCAATGCGGACCTGATGATCTATCAGGGCAACGTCGCCGCCGGTGCGTGGCGCAGCTACACCGGCACGGGCGTCGCGATCGGCCTCGCATCGACGCGCAGCATCGCCTCTCACCACAGCTTCCACGGCATCCCCGAGCCTGCGGTGAAGGTCAATGCCGAAAAAAAGGCCGCAGCTTCACCGCGTAAACGTATTCCAAGCGTGAAGGAGGAGATGACCGACTTCCTCGACAATGCGCTTGGACGGAAGGTTTTCTACATCAACTCCTTCAATGGCAGTGGCGGGCGCATGGCCGGTGTGTTTGCCGGTTACGCGGATGGCGTGAAGCCGCCGGCGTGGGAGCTTGCGGAAAAATATGTGCGCCGCCCGACGCCGGAAGCGGACGTTTTGATCGTAGGCCTTCCCGCGAGCTATTCTTACGGCAGTTCCAACAACACGTTGATCGCAACCGTTGGTGCGACGGTGCCGCCGCGCTACTGCCCCGAAGCACCCGTCCTGCGGGAAGGTGGTGTTGTCATTGCCTGCTCGCCGGCAAATGGCCATATCGATGCCGATCGCTTTCCATCCTATCAGCCGGCCATCGATCTTTATGCGCGCTATTTTAGCTCGCGTGACATGGTTGACCATGAAGATGAATTCGATCATCGCCCCGACTTCCGGCACAAATACACGCACGGCTACGGTTATCCGCCGCTGCACGCGTTCTGGCTGTTCTATGAAAACGAGTACCTTCTGAAGCGAGCGGGTGCTGTCATCATGGCGGGTACGCCAAATCCGGGCGCGTTTCGTGCGCTCGGTCTTACCCCGGCGCGGAATTTCGACGAAGCGTGGCAGATCGCAAAGAAGTATGTCGGCGCCAATCCCCGCACCGTGGTTGCGCCGACCTTCTGGAGCAAGCCCCGCATCAAGTTCGACGTGCCGCGATGA
- a CDS encoding ABC transporter permease, with product MSDASLAMKAFTTPVRPEFVCDARTTDRAPEVLEKPLSLAVRLYNQTWLRKVIILVILALVWEAYGRYLNNSLLFPTFGETMSAFFTNIGNGVLPSRAWASIEVLLMGYAVGVVLAALLTALAITTRIGTDFLETLTSMFNPLPAIALLPLALIWFGLGNGSLVFVLVHSVTWAIALNTHSGFLSVSRTLKMVGRNYGLGGFRYIGKILIPAAFPSILTGLKIGWAFAWRTLIAAELVFGVSSGSGGLGWFIFENKNSLDIPTVFAGLLTVIIIGLVVENILFRAIEANTVDRWGMQS from the coding sequence ATGTCTGATGCATCGCTCGCCATGAAGGCCTTCACAACCCCGGTCCGCCCGGAGTTCGTGTGCGACGCAAGAACCACCGATCGGGCGCCCGAAGTGCTGGAAAAGCCTCTTTCGCTGGCCGTTCGACTCTACAATCAAACTTGGCTGCGCAAGGTCATCATCCTCGTCATTCTCGCTCTCGTTTGGGAAGCCTATGGCCGTTATCTGAACAACAGCCTGCTGTTCCCGACCTTCGGCGAAACGATGAGCGCGTTTTTCACCAATATCGGGAACGGCGTTCTGCCGTCACGTGCGTGGGCTTCCATTGAAGTGCTGTTGATGGGGTACGCGGTCGGTGTGGTGCTGGCGGCGCTGCTGACGGCATTGGCGATCACGACGCGGATCGGCACCGACTTCCTCGAGACACTGACCTCGATGTTCAACCCGCTGCCGGCGATCGCGCTGCTGCCGCTGGCGTTGATCTGGTTCGGGCTCGGCAACGGCTCGCTGGTGTTTGTGCTGGTGCACTCGGTGACCTGGGCCATCGCGCTGAACACGCACTCCGGCTTTTTGTCGGTCAGCCGCACGCTGAAGATGGTCGGGCGCAATTACGGGCTCGGCGGCTTCCGCTACATCGGCAAGATCCTGATCCCTGCAGCGTTTCCAAGTATTCTCACCGGTCTCAAGATCGGCTGGGCGTTCGCCTGGCGTACGCTGATCGCGGCCGAACTGGTGTTCGGCGTCTCGTCGGGCTCGGGCGGTCTCGGGTGGTTCATCTTTGAGAACAAGAACAGTCTCGACATCCCGACGGTGTTCGCCGGTCTGTTGACCGTCATCATCATCGGTCTTGTGGTCGAGAACATCCTCTTTCGTGCCATCGAGGCCAACACGGTCGACCGCTGGGGTATGCAATCTTAG
- a CDS encoding ferredoxin, with protein MKNGCRVRISIDYDKCVGSRICTAVAPNVFTLNEDSQAAVIDAEGDTLETIKMAAEACPVSAITIGEKAE; from the coding sequence ATGAAGAACGGTTGTCGTGTTCGCATATCGATCGACTATGACAAGTGTGTGGGCTCCCGCATCTGCACGGCTGTCGCACCGAACGTCTTCACTCTGAACGAGGACTCGCAGGCAGCGGTGATAGATGCTGAAGGCGACACGCTGGAAACAATAAAAATGGCGGCGGAGGCCTGTCCGGTCAGTGCAATCACGATCGGGGAAAAGGCTGAGTAA
- a CDS encoding ABC transporter substrate-binding protein, with the protein MKKLLAYIFALIATVTSFLPSSPARAEVSEVRLAQQFGINYLPLTIMRTENLIEKHAAALGLGKIKVTWLKFGGSNSINDALLSGQLDFGSGGVAPLLTVWDKTKGIFDVRGVAALGSMPFYLNSSNPNVKTLADFTSKDKIALPAVEVSIQAVVLQMAAAKAFGMANYKKLDRLTVGMKHPDAMAALLSGTEVTAHFANSPFQ; encoded by the coding sequence ATGAAAAAGCTACTAGCGTATATCTTTGCCTTGATCGCCACAGTCACCTCATTTCTTCCAAGTAGTCCTGCTCGAGCGGAAGTAAGTGAAGTGCGGCTCGCACAACAATTCGGAATCAACTATCTGCCGCTTACCATCATGCGGACCGAAAATCTGATCGAGAAACACGCAGCCGCGTTGGGTCTGGGTAAGATTAAGGTCACGTGGCTGAAGTTCGGTGGAAGCAACTCCATCAACGATGCCCTTCTCTCCGGCCAGCTCGATTTCGGCTCTGGCGGCGTTGCTCCGCTTTTGACGGTCTGGGACAAGACAAAAGGCATTTTCGATGTGCGCGGCGTCGCCGCACTTGGCTCAATGCCGTTCTACCTGAACTCTAGTAATCCCAACGTCAAAACCCTCGCTGACTTCACCAGTAAAGACAAGATCGCGTTGCCGGCGGTCGAAGTTTCGATTCAGGCGGTTGTTCTTCAAATGGCTGCCGCAAAGGCATTCGGCATGGCGAACTACAAAAAGCTCGATCGGCTCACTGTGGGGATGAAGCATCCTGATGCCATGGCGGCGCTGCTCTCCGGCACTGAAGTCACCGCGCACTTTGCTAATTCACCGTTTCAGTAA
- a CDS encoding ABC transporter substrate-binding protein: MLGEPTTLNSVYTTKKFHDNNPKTYQAVLNALKEAMQFINDDKARAAKIYVESEKSKLSAEFVQKILEDPDFIVTSEPKGIMKYAEFMHAAKKMKNLPKSAKDIYFPELYQGK, translated from the coding sequence GTGCTCGGCGAACCCACGACTCTGAATTCCGTCTATACGACCAAAAAATTTCACGACAACAATCCCAAGACCTATCAGGCGGTCCTCAATGCGCTGAAAGAAGCCATGCAATTTATAAATGACGACAAGGCGCGCGCAGCCAAAATCTACGTCGAAAGTGAGAAAAGCAAACTGTCGGCAGAATTCGTTCAGAAGATTTTGGAAGATCCGGATTTTATCGTCACGAGCGAGCCGAAGGGGATCATGAAGTACGCGGAATTCATGCATGCCGCGAAGAAAATGAAGAACCTGCCAAAGAGTGCGAAGGATATCTACTTTCCCGAACTCTATCAGGGCAAGTGA
- a CDS encoding cytochrome P450, which translates to MNCPVAHVTGDLMSPEAIADPESYFGRLRDEDPVHWNEQRKMWIVTRYDDVVWACRQPQLFSSDKLGFNVKELPEKDRARYEQKFSPIYKAYANWLSAVDNPLHDHIRLIVNQVWTPAQVEKRRASIRQLVHGLLDEIESKDDIDFIRDFTLPLPIKVILDFLGFPHQDWKEIKKHSDSWLFYHFGGGTDEARWQSGMDGIEGLTRYAEPRVKERRANPTDDYISGLIKAEWKGDRLTDEEIIVHCANLLFSGHETTTNLLANGLHLLLSNRDQWDRLCANQSLIPTAVEEIIRMEGAIKSMLRYALEDVELKGKKIHKGDLVLLVNAAANRDAAKYANPQQMDVGRRPNAHLGFGQGIHICLGAPLVRVEAHEAYSALTQRFPQMKLAADTFEYHAILRGRALKKLPVKLK; encoded by the coding sequence ATGAACTGTCCCGTTGCTCACGTCACCGGAGATCTGATGTCGCCCGAGGCGATTGCGGATCCTGAGTCCTATTTCGGCCGGTTGCGGGACGAAGACCCGGTTCACTGGAACGAACAGCGGAAAATGTGGATTGTGACGCGCTATGACGATGTGGTCTGGGCGTGCAGGCAGCCACAGCTGTTTTCGTCGGACAAGCTTGGATTCAACGTCAAGGAACTGCCGGAAAAGGACAGGGCGCGGTACGAACAGAAGTTCTCGCCCATCTATAAGGCTTATGCGAACTGGCTAAGCGCGGTGGACAACCCGCTGCACGACCATATTCGCCTGATCGTCAATCAGGTCTGGACTCCGGCGCAGGTCGAAAAGCGCCGCGCGAGCATCCGCCAGCTGGTTCACGGCCTTCTCGACGAGATTGAGAGTAAGGATGACATCGACTTCATCAGGGATTTCACCCTGCCGCTTCCTATCAAGGTGATTCTTGATTTCCTGGGTTTTCCCCACCAGGACTGGAAGGAGATCAAAAAACACTCGGATAGCTGGCTCTTTTATCATTTCGGCGGCGGTACGGATGAAGCGCGTTGGCAATCAGGTATGGACGGCATTGAAGGCCTGACTCGTTATGCCGAGCCCCGGGTAAAGGAACGGCGAGCCAACCCGACGGACGACTACATCTCGGGGTTGATAAAAGCCGAGTGGAAGGGCGATCGCCTGACCGACGAGGAGATCATCGTCCACTGTGCAAACCTGCTGTTCTCCGGTCATGAGACGACAACGAACCTGCTGGCGAATGGTCTGCATCTGCTGCTGTCGAACCGCGATCAGTGGGATCGCCTCTGCGCAAACCAGTCACTGATCCCGACTGCAGTCGAGGAAATCATCAGGATGGAGGGCGCGATCAAGAGTATGCTTCGCTACGCCCTTGAGGACGTGGAACTGAAGGGCAAGAAGATTCATAAAGGGGACTTGGTCCTGCTTGTGAACGCGGCGGCCAATAGAGACGCCGCCAAATACGCAAACCCTCAACAGATGGATGTCGGTCGTCGCCCGAACGCTCATCTCGGCTTCGGTCAAGGCATTCACATTTGCCTGGGTGCCCCCCTTGTGCGGGTTGAAGCCCACGAAGCCTATTCGGCGCTCACTCAGCGCTTTCCTCAGATGAAACTGGCCGCGGATACGTTTGAGTACCACGCCATTTTGCGAGGACGGGCGCTGAAAAAACTTCCGGTGAAACTGAAATGA
- a CDS encoding GntR family transcriptional regulator, protein MSFGLDSAKKAGIPMPLVSRDSDVHMQKAIVSAPLSGVEPLYKQVKNKIIQNLTSDEWKPGSVIPSETRLAETYGVGVSTIRMAIGELVAARILIRRQGKGTFVSSRADQHSVYQFFHVVKDGADREAPVSELLSFKRGQADDKVADILNLPRSSKDSEVFKLRNLLRISGSPVALYDIVIPCALFKGLSENVIRNFGRTLYGVYQSRYGITIVSTTEELRAVKADSTVARSLKIQTGDPVIEVTRVASTFDSKPVEVRRGWVNTKGFHYFITQGGE, encoded by the coding sequence GTGTCATTCGGCCTGGATTCGGCTAAAAAGGCAGGGATTCCCATGCCGTTGGTGAGCCGAGATTCGGACGTTCATATGCAAAAGGCGATAGTCAGCGCCCCCCTTTCCGGGGTGGAGCCGCTCTACAAGCAGGTCAAAAACAAGATCATCCAGAACCTCACTTCCGACGAATGGAAGCCGGGATCGGTCATCCCCAGCGAAACCAGGCTGGCTGAAACTTACGGAGTTGGAGTTTCAACGATCCGTATGGCGATCGGTGAACTCGTAGCAGCGCGGATTCTCATCCGGCGGCAGGGGAAGGGGACTTTCGTATCCTCGCGCGCGGACCAGCACAGCGTCTATCAGTTCTTTCACGTTGTAAAAGACGGCGCGGACCGGGAAGCCCCCGTCAGTGAACTGCTCTCGTTCAAGCGCGGTCAGGCTGACGACAAGGTTGCGGATATTCTCAACCTGCCGCGCTCGTCGAAAGACAGTGAAGTTTTCAAGCTTCGCAACTTGTTGCGTATCTCCGGCAGCCCGGTCGCTCTGTACGATATCGTGATTCCATGCGCCTTGTTCAAAGGCCTGAGCGAAAACGTCATTCGAAATTTCGGTAGAACGCTGTACGGCGTTTATCAGAGTCGTTACGGCATAACCATCGTATCGACCACCGAAGAATTGCGAGCCGTTAAGGCGGACTCAACCGTGGCTCGCAGTCTCAAAATTCAAACTGGTGACCCTGTCATTGAAGTAACGCGCGTTGCCAGTACATTCGATTCAAAGCCGGTCGAGGTCCGTCGCGGCTGGGTGAACACCAAGGGTTTTCATTACTTCATCACGCAAGGTGGCGAGTAA
- a CDS encoding ABC transporter ATP-binding protein, with protein MTTAPLLEVKGVTLQYKTPSYLITATYRVDFSVFQGDRFILLGPSGCGKSTLLKAVGGYMTPTEGEMKLKSNVIRHPGPDRMMVFQEFDQLLPWKSVKENVMFPLQCTNKLGVREAEEKAMHYIRKVNLEKFAESYPHMLSGGMKQRVAIARGMAMEPDILLMDEPFAALDALTRRKMQDELMMLWDETRFTVLFVTHSIPEAIKIGNRILLLSPHPGQVKAELNGGVQGEEAAELEKRIQAMLFADTIEEAENV; from the coding sequence ATGACGACAGCGCCACTATTGGAAGTCAAGGGCGTCACGTTGCAGTACAAGACGCCGAGTTACCTTATCACTGCGACCTACCGGGTCGATTTCAGCGTTTTTCAGGGCGATCGTTTCATTTTGCTGGGGCCTTCGGGCTGCGGCAAGTCGACGTTGCTGAAGGCCGTCGGCGGCTACATGACGCCGACTGAAGGTGAGATGAAGCTCAAGAGCAATGTGATCCGTCATCCCGGCCCTGACCGAATGATGGTGTTTCAGGAGTTCGATCAGCTGCTGCCCTGGAAGAGCGTCAAGGAAAACGTGATGTTTCCCTTGCAGTGCACCAACAAGCTCGGCGTCCGCGAGGCCGAAGAAAAGGCCATGCACTATATCCGCAAGGTCAACCTGGAGAAGTTCGCGGAGAGCTACCCGCATATGCTCTCGGGCGGCATGAAGCAGCGCGTGGCAATCGCACGCGGCATGGCGATGGAGCCGGATATTCTCCTGATGGACGAGCCGTTCGCCGCACTCGACGCGCTGACGCGCCGCAAGATGCAGGACGAGCTGATGATGTTGTGGGACGAAACTCGTTTCACCGTTCTGTTTGTCACACACTCCATTCCCGAGGCGATCAAGATCGGCAACCGCATCCTGCTGCTGTCGCCGCATCCGGGGCAGGTGAAAGCCGAATTGAACGGCGGCGTGCAAGGCGAGGAAGCCGCCGAACTCGAAAAACGAATTCAGGCCATGCTGTTTGCCGACACCATCGAGGAGGCCGAAAATGTCTGA
- a CDS encoding PDR/VanB family oxidoreductase, whose amino-acid sequence MVGSAARKLVDDMVDAIPKTLQVSVRSITPYGENIRCFEVADPNGRPLPAWGAGSHIDLHLPGEGGGIRQYSLCGDPADRMSYRFAVQREEAGRGGSKRVFEEIRLGSVLTIGAPRNNFAIVNGVQRHLLLAGGIGITPMMSMIHDLEREKCDYALHYCTRSPERTAFLDRLAPLQSDGKVFVHWDYGDPSNGLDLKALLKDYAEGTHLYYCGPPGFMGAVASASAHWPKGTVHREFFTPSANDPAIAAAHPPKEDEVAEGMGKPFQVKIASTGQVYDIPSDRTVLDVLRENGFVIETACELGVCGTCRTRVLEGEVDHKDFVLEEREQEHEMTVCCSRAKSSLLVLDL is encoded by the coding sequence ATGGTTGGCTCTGCCGCAAGGAAATTGGTGGATGATATGGTCGATGCAATTCCGAAAACGCTCCAGGTGAGCGTGCGATCAATCACGCCGTATGGTGAAAACATCAGATGCTTCGAGGTGGCCGATCCGAATGGCCGGCCGCTTCCCGCATGGGGGGCCGGAAGCCACATCGATCTTCATTTGCCCGGTGAAGGCGGCGGTATCCGGCAATACTCTCTTTGCGGTGATCCGGCCGACCGCATGAGCTATAGATTTGCCGTACAAAGGGAAGAAGCCGGACGCGGCGGCTCGAAAAGAGTTTTTGAAGAGATACGTCTCGGCAGCGTGCTGACGATCGGCGCGCCGCGTAACAATTTTGCCATCGTCAATGGAGTGCAACGGCATCTGCTGCTGGCAGGCGGCATCGGCATCACGCCGATGATGTCGATGATCCATGATCTTGAACGCGAGAAATGTGATTATGCGCTTCACTATTGCACGCGCTCGCCGGAGAGAACGGCGTTCCTCGATCGGTTGGCTCCGCTTCAGTCCGACGGCAAGGTCTTTGTGCATTGGGATTATGGCGACCCATCCAATGGTCTCGATCTAAAAGCCTTGCTGAAGGATTATGCCGAAGGGACTCATTTATACTATTGCGGGCCTCCCGGATTTATGGGGGCAGTCGCGTCGGCTTCCGCGCATTGGCCGAAAGGCACGGTCCATCGCGAATTCTTCACGCCTTCGGCGAACGATCCGGCTATTGCCGCGGCCCATCCGCCCAAAGAAGACGAAGTTGCCGAAGGCATGGGCAAACCTTTTCAGGTCAAGATTGCCAGCACTGGCCAAGTCTACGACATACCGAGCGACCGAACCGTGCTTGATGTTCTGAGAGAGAATGGCTTTGTAATCGAGACGGCCTGCGAACTCGGTGTTTGCGGTACATGCCGGACCCGAGTTCTCGAGGGTGAGGTCGACCACAAGGATTTTGTTTTGGAGGAGCGCGAACAGGAGCACGAAATGACGGTTTGCTGCTCGCGCGCCAAATCATCCCTGCTGGTGCTGGATTTATAG